The following proteins are encoded in a genomic region of Leifsonia psychrotolerans:
- a CDS encoding TM0106 family RecB-like putative nuclease, with translation MFVLDGSIITSASDLTAASTCEFAFLRRLDTKLGRRAASIEPEDAMLERTARLGDAHELRVLESYRQKFGPKQSGAGVVEIARPTRMDRESIEAVADDTVRAFASGADLVFQATFFDESFIGFADFILRQSDGSYLIQDTKLARRATVTALLQLAAYAEQLERIGVRPAATAELLLGDGSVSVHRLSDIAPVYRARRARLLQMIDERIAADEPVSWGDTRYSVCGRCVSCEAEVQSHRDLLLVAGMRVTQRARFAAAGIHTIDELAASDSGVSGQSVEGIAENTLTTLRNQAQLQVGAIPGEPPPVQVCNPAALAVLPTPNPGDIFFDFEGDPLYTEGTAEHWGLDYLFGLVETDGSFRAFWAHTFAEERQALRDFLDYLAKRRAEFPGMHIYHYAAYERTHLLSIAARHGVGEHEIDQLLRSNALVDLYPLVRKALRVGSRSYSIKKLEPLYMGTELRTGEVTNAAASITEYADARELYLAGETTEAQRMLDSIADYNRYDCVSTLRLRDWLREQARASGVPIGLTGVVDEMGELPESPLRDALLARAGDPLHPDRTADQTAAAFAAAALDYHQREHKSFWWGHFARLEQPIDEWEDTRDVLRIDEVRVETDWFREGRQRTDRRHLWLRGRLAPGSSIKPGDSAGPYLLYEYPGPYPDPKAAPGARSARTVTVLEVADDGAILIEETLPKDVDPHSQRPSALAPSAPPPAGQQKPAIEEWAEAIIDAQPEWPAEPMVDILRRVAPRTRSGALAAISASPEGDERIKAVISSLLDLDASYLAVQGPPGTGKSYLGAHVITTLVREHGWKIGVVAQSHAVVENLLAAVVKAGLDRDLVGKVAKSGGSKAGSDDEETAEIPYTALLANGQLLFALDHADTGFVVGGTAWDFSNPARVPRHSLDLLVVDEAGQFSLASTIAASVAATNLLLLGDPQQLPQVSQGTHPEPIDQSALGWVSAGHDVLPASLGYFLAESRRMHPAVTAPVSRLSYEGELHSHESASTRHLDGVTPGLHIVPVHHVGNAVESVEEAAQVVSLVESLLGTRWSDPTDHRLDDVLDEGDLIVVTPYNAQLNTVKDALATAGFVRVRVGTVDKFQGQEAAIAMVTLAASSADDVPRGLGFLIMKNRLNVAISRAKWAAYLVYSPGLAESLPVTPAGVAELSAFITLVESGV, from the coding sequence CCATGCTCGAGCGCACCGCCAGGCTGGGGGATGCCCACGAGCTACGCGTGCTCGAGAGTTATCGTCAGAAGTTTGGCCCGAAGCAGTCCGGCGCAGGTGTTGTCGAAATTGCTCGGCCCACGCGCATGGACCGTGAGTCCATCGAGGCTGTGGCCGACGACACCGTGCGGGCGTTCGCCAGCGGTGCTGATCTGGTCTTTCAGGCCACCTTTTTCGACGAGAGCTTCATTGGCTTCGCCGACTTCATCCTGCGGCAGTCCGACGGCAGCTATCTGATTCAAGATACCAAGCTTGCGCGACGGGCCACGGTGACGGCGCTGCTGCAGCTCGCTGCCTATGCCGAGCAGCTGGAGCGCATCGGAGTGAGGCCCGCAGCCACCGCTGAATTGTTGCTCGGCGACGGATCGGTGAGTGTGCACCGGCTTTCCGACATCGCACCGGTTTACCGCGCTCGGCGTGCACGCCTGCTGCAGATGATCGACGAGCGGATCGCCGCCGACGAGCCAGTCTCCTGGGGCGACACGCGGTACAGCGTCTGCGGCCGGTGTGTGAGCTGCGAGGCAGAGGTGCAATCCCACCGCGACCTGCTTCTGGTGGCAGGCATGCGCGTCACCCAGCGAGCGCGGTTCGCAGCCGCGGGAATCCACACGATCGATGAGCTCGCGGCATCCGATTCGGGGGTGTCGGGCCAATCGGTCGAGGGCATCGCCGAGAACACCCTCACGACGTTGCGGAACCAAGCCCAGCTGCAGGTGGGCGCGATTCCCGGTGAGCCGCCGCCCGTACAGGTGTGCAACCCGGCGGCACTCGCCGTGCTGCCCACGCCGAACCCGGGTGACATCTTCTTCGATTTTGAGGGCGACCCGCTGTACACCGAGGGCACGGCCGAGCATTGGGGGCTCGACTACCTCTTCGGTCTTGTCGAGACGGATGGCAGTTTTCGCGCGTTCTGGGCGCACACTTTCGCCGAAGAACGGCAGGCTTTGCGTGACTTTCTCGACTATCTGGCGAAGCGACGTGCCGAGTTTCCCGGAATGCACATTTACCATTACGCGGCCTACGAACGCACGCACCTGCTGAGCATTGCGGCTCGGCACGGGGTCGGTGAGCATGAGATCGACCAGTTACTGCGCAGCAATGCCCTCGTCGATCTCTACCCGCTGGTTCGTAAAGCACTGCGGGTGGGGTCGCGTTCCTATTCGATCAAGAAGCTCGAGCCGCTTTACATGGGTACCGAGCTGCGCACCGGTGAGGTGACCAACGCGGCTGCCTCGATCACCGAATACGCCGATGCGCGGGAGCTGTATCTGGCCGGCGAGACGACCGAGGCTCAGCGCATGCTCGACTCGATTGCCGACTACAACCGTTACGACTGCGTCTCCACGCTGCGACTGCGCGACTGGCTGCGTGAGCAGGCCCGAGCGAGCGGCGTGCCCATCGGGCTCACCGGCGTGGTCGACGAAATGGGGGAGTTGCCCGAATCCCCCCTCCGTGACGCGTTGTTGGCTCGTGCCGGAGATCCGCTTCACCCCGACCGCACGGCAGACCAGACGGCGGCGGCGTTCGCGGCGGCCGCCCTGGACTACCACCAACGCGAACACAAGAGCTTCTGGTGGGGGCATTTTGCCCGGCTCGAGCAGCCGATCGATGAATGGGAAGACACCCGCGACGTACTGCGCATCGACGAGGTCCGTGTCGAGACCGACTGGTTTCGTGAGGGGCGGCAGCGCACCGACCGCCGGCACCTCTGGCTGCGCGGTCGGCTCGCCCCGGGCAGCAGCATCAAACCGGGTGACTCTGCCGGACCCTATCTGCTCTACGAATACCCGGGCCCGTACCCCGATCCGAAGGCCGCGCCCGGCGCGCGCAGTGCGCGCACGGTCACGGTGCTCGAGGTTGCTGATGACGGGGCCATCCTGATCGAAGAGACGCTGCCCAAAGACGTCGACCCCCACAGCCAGCGGCCATCGGCACTCGCGCCGAGCGCACCACCACCGGCCGGGCAGCAGAAGCCGGCAATCGAAGAGTGGGCCGAGGCGATCATCGACGCCCAGCCGGAGTGGCCGGCGGAGCCGATGGTCGACATCCTGCGTCGCGTCGCACCGCGCACTCGATCGGGTGCATTGGCCGCCATTTCGGCTTCTCCCGAGGGTGACGAGCGCATCAAGGCCGTGATCAGTAGCCTGCTCGACCTCGATGCGTCATACCTTGCAGTGCAGGGTCCTCCTGGTACCGGCAAAAGCTACCTGGGAGCCCACGTGATCACGACGCTCGTCCGCGAGCATGGCTGGAAGATCGGAGTTGTTGCACAGTCACACGCCGTGGTCGAGAATCTGCTCGCCGCGGTGGTCAAAGCCGGTCTCGACCGTGACCTGGTGGGAAAGGTCGCCAAGTCAGGCGGATCGAAGGCCGGTTCCGACGATGAGGAGACGGCCGAAATCCCGTATACGGCACTCCTGGCCAACGGGCAGCTACTGTTTGCGCTTGACCACGCCGACACCGGTTTCGTGGTCGGTGGCACTGCCTGGGACTTCAGTAATCCGGCGCGGGTGCCGCGGCACAGCCTCGACCTACTCGTCGTCGATGAGGCCGGCCAATTCTCCCTGGCCTCCACGATTGCGGCCAGCGTCGCTGCAACGAACCTGCTGCTGCTCGGCGACCCGCAGCAACTGCCTCAGGTGAGCCAGGGCACGCATCCCGAGCCGATCGATCAGTCGGCACTGGGCTGGGTGAGTGCCGGTCACGATGTGCTTCCGGCTTCGCTGGGATATTTCCTGGCCGAGAGCCGTCGGATGCACCCGGCGGTGACGGCACCGGTATCTCGCTTGTCGTATGAGGGTGAGCTGCACTCGCATGAGTCTGCATCGACGCGCCACCTCGACGGAGTCACGCCGGGCCTGCATATCGTTCCAGTGCACCACGTCGGAAATGCTGTGGAATCGGTTGAAGAGGCAGCACAGGTGGTATCGCTGGTTGAATCGCTGCTCGGTACGCGCTGGAGCGACCCGACCGACCACCGCCTCGACGATGTGCTCGACGAAGGCGACCTCATCGTCGTCACGCCGTACAACGCGCAGCTGAACACGGTGAAAGACGCACTGGCAACGGCCGGCTTTGTTCGGGTGCGTGTCGGTACCGTCGACAAATTCCAAGGCCAAGAGGCCGCCATCGCGATGGTGACGCTCGCCGCCTCGTCGGCCGATGATGTGCCACGCGGACTCGGCTTCCTCATCATGAAGAACCGGTTGAACGTGGCCATTTCCCGGGCCAAGTGGGCGGCCTACCTGGTCTACTCGCCGGGGTTGGCCGAGAGCCTGCCGGTCACTCCGGCCGGAGTCGCCGAGCTGAGTGCGTTCATTACGCTGGTCGAGTCAGGGGTGTAA
- a CDS encoding DarT ssDNA thymidine ADP-ribosyltransferase family protein → MVSNPSQRASKARERVAPTTLRTAPVAPKTSAGAKAAAPVRSAAVKVGDQRIYHVTHIKNLADILVSGAVNAMQGATATTPVVDISSEGNRAWRASTHIAGDDSASVADYVPFFLSPDASVWESIRSGAIDPRLTTTATDAAAADFVILVSAVKNATALHPGDVPEDDTAIVVTDADAALERTRFGATRDGAERLLHTVRSNPASGAILEAEFLVHGTFPFDQIMLIGVANDRVRDTVKGILKPSGFRTKVAVYPPWFLPSDDDSLDG, encoded by the coding sequence GTGGTGTCGAACCCATCTCAGCGTGCCAGCAAGGCACGCGAGCGCGTTGCACCGACGACTCTCCGCACGGCCCCGGTCGCGCCCAAGACTTCGGCTGGCGCAAAGGCTGCGGCCCCGGTGCGGTCCGCTGCAGTCAAAGTCGGTGACCAGCGCATCTACCACGTCACCCATATCAAGAACCTGGCCGACATCCTGGTCAGCGGCGCAGTCAATGCCATGCAGGGCGCTACGGCCACGACTCCCGTCGTCGACATCTCGTCCGAGGGCAATCGCGCATGGCGTGCTTCTACCCACATTGCCGGTGACGACAGTGCCAGCGTCGCCGATTACGTACCCTTCTTCCTCTCCCCAGACGCGAGCGTGTGGGAGAGCATCCGTTCGGGCGCCATCGACCCGCGGCTGACGACCACCGCAACGGATGCCGCAGCTGCGGACTTCGTGATTCTGGTGAGCGCCGTCAAGAACGCCACGGCGCTTCACCCGGGCGATGTCCCGGAAGACGATACGGCCATCGTCGTGACCGACGCGGACGCAGCCCTGGAACGCACCCGTTTCGGCGCAACACGCGACGGTGCCGAGCGTCTGTTGCACACCGTGCGTTCGAACCCCGCAAGCGGAGCCATTCTCGAGGCAGAATTCCTCGTGCACGGCACGTTCCCGTTTGATCAGATCATGCTCATCGGCGTGGCAAACGACCGGGTGCGCGATACCGTCAAGGGAATTCTCAAGCCCTCCGGCTTTCGCACGAAGGTCGCCGTGTACCCGCCGTGGTTCCTGCCGAGCGACGACGACTCACTCGACGGATAG